A single region of the Mustela lutreola isolate mMusLut2 chromosome 2, mMusLut2.pri, whole genome shotgun sequence genome encodes:
- the KCNJ15 gene encoding ATP-sensitive inward rectifier potassium channel 15 isoform X1, translating into MQAQLLGGPNSLTMDAIHISMSSAPLAKHTAGAGLKTNRPRVMSKSGHSNVRIDKVDGIYLLYLQDLWTTVIDMKWRYKLTLFAATFVMTWFLFGVIYYAIAFIHGDLEPREDVSNHTPCIMKVDSLTGAFLFSLESQTTIGYGVRSITEECPHAIFLLVAQLVITTLIEIFITGTFLAKIARPKKRAETIKFSHCAVITKQNGKLCLVIQVANMRKSLLIQCQLSGKLLQTHVTKEGERILLNQATVKFHVDSSSESPFLILPMTFYHVLDETSPLRDLTPQNLKEKEFELVVLLNATVESTSAVCQSRTSYIPEEIYWGFEFVPVVSLSKNGKYVADFSQFEQIRKSPDCTFYCADSEKQKLEEKYRQEDLRERELRTLLLQQSNV; encoded by the coding sequence CTGGCAAAGCACACGGCAGGAGCCGGACTCAAGACCAACAGACCCCGGGTCATGTCCAAGAGTGGGCACAGCAACGTGAGAATCGACAAAGTGGATGGCATATACTTACTCTATCTTCAAGACTTGTGGACAACTGTCATTGACATGAAGTGGAGATACAAGCTCACCCTGTTTGCCGCCACATTTGTGATGACCTGGTTCCTTTTTGGAGTGATCTACTATGCCATTGCATTTATTCATGGTGATTTAGAACCAAGGGAGGACGTTTCAAATCACACTCCCTGCATCATGAAAGTGGACTCTCTCACTGGAGCGTTTCTTTTCTCCCTGGAATCCCAGACAACCATTGGCTATGGAGTCCGTTCCATCACGGAGGAATGCCCTCATGCTATTTTCCTGTTGGTTGCTCAGTTGGTCATCACAACCTTGATTGAGATCTTCATCACGGGCACCTTTCTGGCCAAGATTGCCAGACCCAAAAAGCGGGCAGAGACCATCAAGTTCAGCCACTGTGCCGTCATCACCAAGCAGAATGGGAAGCTCTGCTTGGTGATTCAGGTGGCCAACATGAGGAAGAGCCTTCTGATTCAGTGCCAGCTCTCCGGCAAGCTCCTCCAGACCCATGTCACTAAGGAGGGGGAACGGATTCTTCTCAACCAAGCCACTGTCAAATTTCACGTGGACTCCTCTTCAGAGAGCCCCTTCCTCATTTTGCCAATGACATTCTACCACGTACTGGATGAGACAAGCCCCCTGAGAGATCTCACACCCCAAAACCTGAAGGAGAAGGAGTTTGAACTCGTGGTCCTCCTCAATGCCACTGTGGAATCCACCAGTGCAGTCTGCCAGAGCCGCACATCTTATATTCCAGAGGAGATCTACTGGGGCTTTGAGTTTGTGCCTGtggtttctctctcaaaaaatggaAAGTACGTGGCTGATTTCAGTCAGTTTGAACAGATCCGAAAGAGCCCGGATTGCACCTTCTACTGTGCGGATTCTGAGAAGCAGAAGCTTGAGGAGAAGTACAGGCAGGAAGATCTGAGGGAAAGAGAACTAAGAACTCTTCTGTTACAACAGAGCAATGTCTGA
- the KCNJ15 gene encoding ATP-sensitive inward rectifier potassium channel 15 isoform X2, with the protein MDAIHISMSSAPLAKHTAGAGLKTNRPRVMSKSGHSNVRIDKVDGIYLLYLQDLWTTVIDMKWRYKLTLFAATFVMTWFLFGVIYYAIAFIHGDLEPREDVSNHTPCIMKVDSLTGAFLFSLESQTTIGYGVRSITEECPHAIFLLVAQLVITTLIEIFITGTFLAKIARPKKRAETIKFSHCAVITKQNGKLCLVIQVANMRKSLLIQCQLSGKLLQTHVTKEGERILLNQATVKFHVDSSSESPFLILPMTFYHVLDETSPLRDLTPQNLKEKEFELVVLLNATVESTSAVCQSRTSYIPEEIYWGFEFVPVVSLSKNGKYVADFSQFEQIRKSPDCTFYCADSEKQKLEEKYRQEDLRERELRTLLLQQSNV; encoded by the coding sequence CTGGCAAAGCACACGGCAGGAGCCGGACTCAAGACCAACAGACCCCGGGTCATGTCCAAGAGTGGGCACAGCAACGTGAGAATCGACAAAGTGGATGGCATATACTTACTCTATCTTCAAGACTTGTGGACAACTGTCATTGACATGAAGTGGAGATACAAGCTCACCCTGTTTGCCGCCACATTTGTGATGACCTGGTTCCTTTTTGGAGTGATCTACTATGCCATTGCATTTATTCATGGTGATTTAGAACCAAGGGAGGACGTTTCAAATCACACTCCCTGCATCATGAAAGTGGACTCTCTCACTGGAGCGTTTCTTTTCTCCCTGGAATCCCAGACAACCATTGGCTATGGAGTCCGTTCCATCACGGAGGAATGCCCTCATGCTATTTTCCTGTTGGTTGCTCAGTTGGTCATCACAACCTTGATTGAGATCTTCATCACGGGCACCTTTCTGGCCAAGATTGCCAGACCCAAAAAGCGGGCAGAGACCATCAAGTTCAGCCACTGTGCCGTCATCACCAAGCAGAATGGGAAGCTCTGCTTGGTGATTCAGGTGGCCAACATGAGGAAGAGCCTTCTGATTCAGTGCCAGCTCTCCGGCAAGCTCCTCCAGACCCATGTCACTAAGGAGGGGGAACGGATTCTTCTCAACCAAGCCACTGTCAAATTTCACGTGGACTCCTCTTCAGAGAGCCCCTTCCTCATTTTGCCAATGACATTCTACCACGTACTGGATGAGACAAGCCCCCTGAGAGATCTCACACCCCAAAACCTGAAGGAGAAGGAGTTTGAACTCGTGGTCCTCCTCAATGCCACTGTGGAATCCACCAGTGCAGTCTGCCAGAGCCGCACATCTTATATTCCAGAGGAGATCTACTGGGGCTTTGAGTTTGTGCCTGtggtttctctctcaaaaaatggaAAGTACGTGGCTGATTTCAGTCAGTTTGAACAGATCCGAAAGAGCCCGGATTGCACCTTCTACTGTGCGGATTCTGAGAAGCAGAAGCTTGAGGAGAAGTACAGGCAGGAAGATCTGAGGGAAAGAGAACTAAGAACTCTTCTGTTACAACAGAGCAATGTCTGA